The Achromobacter seleniivolatilans genome has a segment encoding these proteins:
- a CDS encoding GIN domain-containing protein: MRENTRPPWAVPDNYVSEARPQQAFRELVVNGSVTVQFQRGPHPAFFVAGETPEAVASVRTYFNGDKLLIEREGITAVRRGASISISGSVSGQVSANDILNFNKAADFPTSAKVMVGISLLEAPAVTIKGSGDAVLADLDQPNLDLSISGSGDIRVNGKVATLGARVTGSGDIDAHELLAESATVSVTGSGDIECFVRSSVRARVTGSGDITVLGNPQHRDHSVSGSGKIKFR, from the coding sequence ATGCGAGAAAATACCCGCCCGCCCTGGGCCGTGCCCGACAACTACGTCAGCGAAGCTCGCCCTCAGCAAGCATTTCGAGAACTGGTAGTAAACGGTTCCGTGACCGTGCAATTTCAGCGCGGCCCGCACCCGGCATTTTTCGTTGCAGGGGAAACTCCTGAGGCGGTAGCGTCCGTGAGGACCTATTTCAACGGCGATAAGCTCCTCATCGAGCGCGAGGGCATTACGGCCGTGCGCAGGGGCGCAAGTATCTCGATCAGCGGTTCCGTAAGTGGCCAAGTTTCGGCCAACGATATCCTAAACTTCAATAAAGCCGCCGACTTCCCAACTAGCGCGAAAGTGATGGTGGGGATCTCCTTGCTGGAGGCTCCTGCCGTCACCATCAAGGGCAGTGGCGACGCTGTTCTTGCGGATCTGGACCAGCCGAACTTGGATCTTTCGATCTCAGGTTCTGGCGATATCCGAGTGAACGGGAAGGTGGCGACCCTAGGTGCACGCGTCACGGGTTCCGGGGACATCGACGCGCACGAACTCTTGGCTGAGTCGGCAACAGTATCCGTGACTGGATCGGGAGACATCGAGTGTTTCGTTCGCTCTTCGGTCCGCGCTCGGGTGACCGGATCTGGCGATATCACGGTCCTCGGAAATCCCCAACATCGAGACCACAGCGTCTCTGGATCGGGAAAAATAAAGTTCCGATGA